The following nucleotide sequence is from Pagrus major chromosome 13, Pma_NU_1.0.
tcttctttcttgtcaaaacctggtgcctatattacccacaaaGCAACTCAACCCACAACAGTTCGATCTAAGGGCCTTGACTCACCAGGCCTAATGTTGACCATCAACAAATGCTGACTGGTGAGGATCTGTGGCCCTACTTTTTGCAGTGTGTCCTGCACCATCGGCACTAGGTTGGCTCTTTCAGAAGCATACCATACAAACAGTTACAACCGTGTACGTGCACAGCCATTTTTTTGCCTTTCATCCCAGTCCACAATCACATACACACTGCCATACACTCAACAAAAGAGATTAGAGGATCAGTAGTTTTCCCTGTTGATCCAGTCTTGTTCATTGAAGTATCTCCCTCTGCCATCAAGCGTCATGCCGTTTCTGTAGCTGTCCAGATTGGCCTGGTAGGATTTTCTGTTTCCATAGGTCCCGAGGCTGGTTTGGTAAGTGTCCTCCTTGCCGTTGGTGATGTATGTCTGATAGAGATCAGCCTTTACTGTGTGACCTCCAGGCCTCGGTTTGGGATCAAAGAGGTCACTCCCTCCTCTTAACCTGCCATCATACAGTCCGTGGTCCCCGTACACACTGCTGCCATAATGCTCACTCTTTGTTGTGCGACGACCGAGACTCCTGTCGTAAAACTCTCTGTGCCCAGTGCAGCCTAGACTGCTGTCATTCAAGTCCCTCTTCCCCGGGCGGCCCAGGCTGGTGTCGTAGAAAGTGCCACGACGCCCGAGGCTGAGGTCATTGAGGTCAAAGTTGAGGAAGCAGCTCTCTGTGCTGGCAAGCGTCACAAAGCCGCTCTCTGTGTCCCGGCCACCGAGGTTGTCGTAGTCACCTGTCGGGGTGTCAGGGGACGAGCATAAGAAGGAGGTGTTTTTGGTGTGGGGGCGAGCTGAAACCAGGTCATCCTCCTTCTGGGAGCGAATGACGTTGTAGACGTCAGTTGGAGTCGTGGTGGAGCTGAGGCCCAGGTCTGTCTGGCATACTTCTGACTTCTGCTCCTTCCTccttctgtctcacacacagtgAAGCATAAATAACAAGACACCGTAAACATTAACATAGAATGAAACCTGAATCAGACTTTGCAGGGCGTTGAGTAGGAAAAAGATAAAAGTTTTCCTGAAGTGAATATCAAAGTTGTGAATCACGTGATCGTCATTTTTCATTGAAACTGAGGTGCTGATTTGACTCGACATTCATTTTTGAGTGAGAAAATATTAGTGCCTCAGGCTCTTCAGAATGTAAGACGCTCAATTCAGATTTACTGCTCGGATGTTGTATGACATGTCATACAACATCACACGAGCACACTGTCATACGAGAGTAATAATGGAGGCCACTGAAGTCAGAGCTTACAGTTTCATTTGTAAGCTGATGTGGATGAGGAGATAGGGAGAcaaatttgactttgttttggagcAATGGCTGCTATTTCTGTATGGACTGCTTTCATTGAATTAGTCAGTGCCTCTTCTCAAGAATCAAACAAGGAGACGTGAGATAAGTAATGAAAAGTTGCTTGAATTCCGAGTGACTAAGGTCTGTTTGCTCCCatttgagtaacatttgctaaaaaGTGCAGTTTTTAGCAAATGTTGTACAGCTGTACATTTGTGGGCTGATTTGAAAGATTTAGTCCTCAGTTGGAAAAGTGGGCTTCAGCGCCACAGACAGATAAAGAAGAACATATTAAGAgattaaacataaaatgtatgtTATGGTTCTTCATTTTGACAACTGAAATTAGGAAAAGCTAAATGAAGCAACAGGATGTTACCTGGTGATGCCGCTTTTACGTATTCCTATAGATGATCATATTAAGTTACAGCAGATGAAAGGTTTCAGGTGTTTTGAATGGTGATTGCTGGATATCTTCTGGTCAGTTAAAACTGGTTGTCTTTagtatttgcttttgttttggatcCTCACCGTCTCACAAGCACTTTGAAGCAGCAGACTCCGATCACTGTCAGTAACAGCAGTATCAGGGGAATGGTTGGAATGATGATGTATATCAGATTCAGAacttaaagagagagagatggacaaaagagagacagagatttAGTGACTTCCATGTTGCCATTTGGATGTGACAGCGTCAGAGTAGTGAGTGGGTCAGTCAACCTGTGTTCCTGTCCCGGTTGTTGTCAGTTGGATCCCATGGCAGCACCGATGAAGGGGAGACATCTGTAATAAAAAGATGTTCAGACTGTCTTGCTTGTATATTGACCATATTCACTGTAAAAGTATCGAACATGcgtttttaaaaatcacactgAGCGCATTTTACTTGTTTGAGTGGAgttgggaggaggaggagaatctGGTGGTTTCTCTGtggagaaaacaaatcaaagtcaACAACGTTCAACTGGCTTCAGAGTACAAGAGAATTCAAACACGGCGTCAGCAGTACCCGCAGTGTATTTGCAGATGAAGTTGTTCTTGGTTTCGCAATTGTCATCATTCCACTGGAACATGTAGAGCCCCCCCAGGCCAGGAGGGGCGGACGGCTGGTGATacatcaccacacacacctcataACCGCATGACGGCTCATCCCAGTGCCAGTTCCTACAACAAACAGCATGTCTTCAAAGACtgaaatctttaaaaatcaTCACTCCCATAAAAAGTACTTTAGTAAAGGCTTTCCAACCTGATAAGACCAAGGCTGACTATCAAACCTGAATACTTTTTTGCTACTGAAAGCTGTCGAGTACTAAAAGCTGACATTGAATGTCTGGTCAGATTGTTTAATTGTGTTTAGTTGTTCTTTAATCATTTTCAATCATAAAAAAACGCTAATTTTAGACTGTTTTATGTAGGCAAAGTTATTGTGTAGATACTTGTGTTTTGACAACCTTAAAGTTATTCTGATAAATCGGCCAGACTTACATCAGCCTGTAGTAGCTTattgcagatgtgtgtgtgtgtgtgtgtgtgtgtgtgtgtgtgtgtgtgtgtgtgtgtgtgtgtgtaggtgtatgTATTAGGGTATACATTGAGTATGAGATTTTCATGGCACAATAACagtctcagaaaatatcacggTATCGCAGTATACAATATTatgtaattattgttattttttgttacagcttttttttgttttttttttgtttttgtgttttggttgaacacttgaataaatatttgatccagacagacatgaaacttcaTATAAACTTGAGATTTTTCACACCGTGTACATGGTATGATAACCAACCAAACCACTCCAACCctaatgtgtttatatttacacAGTGAGGGACAAATGGCTTTTATCATTGTAAGCATATCATTTGAAATAATATGATACTATGCATTGAGAACACTAATGCTAATTGTACAGTAGAcgcaaaacaatgtgtttttaagtttttaaggaCTAGGTCTCCCCTTTATATGCCTCACAGTGGTTCGATCCACTATGTCTGAGGAGCAGTCTCTGGGAGTGTGGCGGTGGTGGCTGACCTCTACTAAGTAGCTAATTTGCAAAAGTTAACTTGAAACGAAATatgtgtctgacatttttatttattactacCATCCAAtggaacaaaacacatttacagactCACTTTGGTTGTTCCATTACCTCACGGTTGAACGTGTCAACGTGCCAACGATATTGCCACGTAGCAGGCGCATCTTTCAACATGAAGGTACAACCCTtgagttatttttcttttaatcatccAGCGCAGTTCATTGGTAGTTTTCCTGAGTTTCCTCTATacacatttaaaggggctctatgtgaCCATCTGTAGCAGTtcacatgtattaatcacttttttactggacatatgtgagcggattgtaacgtgatgtgaaaaGTTAGAccttcctcatctctctctgttgccaatacaagcctgtggatgatttgtttaagttgtttaatgttgctggactgtggatttttttgtgaaggatTATTTccgcgacagtccaaaggatgtgactttatgcacgtccAGCAGAGTCCACTAACATGAACTAACAACTGACTTCCAGCACATCACAGAAgttcacagagcccctttaatacaACGGTACTTTTGGCGGCGCTTTTGGTTTCCCATTCAGGAATTGTTCTTCAGAATTTTTTTTGATTATTGTCTCCccaacagtgaaatgaaaaatctgcCCTCGCAATAAGTAATTAGGAATTGCAGTTAAGAAATGTGTTAGAGATCATTTAGAAACAAAAGATTAAAGGATccttatataaaaaaaaatgttttgcaaaatGACAGAAGAAAAGGAACTCTCATCAGTGTTATAGGCCAATATTCACAGCATTTTTCTCAGCAGAATTCTTATTTGGTGGTGAAACTGCTCTAAAATTCTCATTTGACCTCTTGACCCTCTGAATATCTCCCACCCACCTGAATGTGGACTTGCTGCCGTCCAGCCAGTAGTACTGTGGGGAGCAGTCTGAGCTGCTGTCCTCGTTTCCGTGGTTCCGGCGGAGACCGATCCAGAAGTCTCCATCGGTTGGGCGGAGCTCCGTGATGAGCTGCTCTATGATCTTTTGCTCTGAAGCCGACTCCACGCTCAGCAGCTGACCTCCGTCCCGTTTGCAGGCGAGCTCTGCCTCTACGAAGTTCAGCCTCCGCCGCAGCTCGGAGAAGTAGGCAAGCTTGTAACACGGCTTCCCTTTCCCTGCCTTGCACACACGTTGAcctgcaaccacacacacaaacacatcacaagTGCCAGATGTGCACTGAATTTTCTTCAAATGCTCCTTCACATAAGTAATTGTGGAAGCCTTTTATAAAACTGTAAGTGTTGCCTACCTCTGGCTTCGAATATATCCGCTTCAAGAGCCAAAACATCCAGCATCGAAGGCAGGAAGGCAGACCGTGAGGAAACCAAAGATAGATCCACAATTGAAACAAGAGTATATGTCTTTGTGCTGTTGTGCTTTTTGTGTGCAGCTTACCTGTAATGAGGCTTGTGGCTGCAGATGGATCAAGACTCAAAAGCAGAAGCAAGACTGTGAGCAGATCCATCGTTGTCATTTGTGGTCAGTTCCTCACCAGCCCTTCTGTTTTGGTTTAGTCTTTCATCCCGCTCATCTGGTCATCAGGGGAGCTCAGGTGGAACCAGATAAACTCTGAGCTGTTGCTTCAGGTGGAAGAAATTGCTCTAAAAAGGTCCCAAAGAGGGGAATCTCCTGCTTTGTCTGCTGAAAGAGAGAGTGCGTGAGACgtaaggaggagcaggaagaggaggaggaggaggaggaggaggaggaggaggagaaaaggctgtgtgtgtttgggagggGGCTGTAATCTGTTAAGAGCAGTCTTAATGATTGGGAGAAGAGGCTGCATCGATTGCAAGACATCTAATCATGCAAGTGCTTCTCATCGTAAACGCTGACAAGAGGCAGATTTCACTCCTTCCTTTATTACTTAAGCTTTGGTATTATCATTACAAAAGTGTAACATGAAAATGATCTCCTCTAACTCGATCAGGGATATTTTACAATATTCGGATTGCAGCGTTCTTCCCTTATTGTGTttcaatacaaaacaaaacagatagCCAACGCAGCTGACATCTCCAAGAGGAGGAGCGAggtgttttctttcctctatCATATAAAGCCTCTGGAAACTTGGTTTCAGATCTTAAATATTTCTCTGCAATACgaaatgtttaaaacaagttaagaaataaacaaatcactGAAGAACTCAGCTTAACTACCCCATCAGGCCTGCTGGGTGtg
It contains:
- the layna gene encoding layilin, which codes for MTTMDLLTVLLLLLSLDPSAATSLITADIFEARGQRVCKAGKGKPCYKLAYFSELRRRLNFVEAELACKRDGGQLLSVESASEQKIIEQLITELRPTDGDFWIGLRRNHGNEDSSSDCSPQYYWLDGSKSTFRNWHWDEPSCGYEVCVVMYHQPSAPPGLGGLYMFQWNDDNCETKNNFICKYTAEKPPDSPPPPNSTQTNVSPSSVLPWDPTDNNRDRNTVLNLIYIIIPTIPLILLLLTVIGVCCFKVLVRRRRKEQKSEVCQTDLGLSSTTTPTDVYNVIRSQKEDDLVSARPHTKNTSFLCSSPDTPTGDYDNLGGRDTESGFVTLASTESCFLNFDLNDLSLGRRGTFYDTSLGRPGKRDLNDSSLGCTGHREFYDRSLGRRTTKSEHYGSSVYGDHGLYDGRLRGGSDLFDPKPRPGGHTVKADLYQTYITNGKEDTYQTSLGTYGNRKSYQANLDSYRNGMTLDGRGRYFNEQDWINRENY